The following proteins are co-located in the Gopherus evgoodei ecotype Sinaloan lineage unplaced genomic scaffold, rGopEvg1_v1.p scaffold_39_arrow_ctg1, whole genome shotgun sequence genome:
- the LOC115642273 gene encoding olfactory receptor 49-like, with product MKNQSTMVVEFIILGLSNSHRLNIALFVVLLVIFLLTIMGNITVVSLSLMDHRLQSPMYYFLRNFSFLEICFTSVIMPRFLYSLLTERKFISLPGFFLQLLLFFVLGTCVFFHVAIMSFDCYMAICRPLRYGTIMNGRVCFQLVLGCWVMSFLLIFPPTFMVVLLPFCGPNVINHFYCDTAPLLQLSWVDTGHIEVMILVSATVILLGTLTVTIVSYGCIISTIMGIPSTTGRKKAFSTCSAHLMVVVILYSSTIFRYIRPGQRGARDFDKVVSFLYCAVAQLFNPYIYALRNEQVKQALKGVCGRAFSKSVRFS from the coding sequence ATGAAGAACCAGAGCACCATGGTGGTGGAATTCATCATCTTGGGCCTGTCCAACAGCCACCGTTTAAACATCGCCCTGTTTGTGGTTCTATTAGTTATCTTCCTGTTGACCATAATGGGTAACATCACTGTTGTCAGCCTCTCTCTGATGGACCATCGCCTCCAGTCGCCCATGTATTATTTCCTGAGGAACTTCTCTTTTTTGGAAATCTGTTTCACCTCTGTCATCATGCCCAGGTTCCTCTACAGCCTCCTCACAGAGAGAAAATTTATTTCCCTCCCTGGTTTTTTTCTtcagttgttgttgttctttgtcCTGGGCACCTGTGTATTTTTCCATGTGGCTATCATGTCCTTTGACTGCTACATGGCTATCTGCCGTCCCTTGCGTTACGGCACCATCATGAATGGCAGGGTCTGCTTCCAGTTAGTGCTGGGCTGCTGGGTGATGAGTTTTCTCTTAATATTTCCTCCAACATTTATGGTTGTGCTGTTACCGTTCTGTGGCCCCAATGTCATAAACCACTTCTACTGTGACACGGCCCCGTTGCTCCAACTCTCCTGGGTAGACACGGGACACATTGAGGTAATGATCTTGGTTTCAGCAACAGTTATCTTACTTGGTACTTTAACAGTCACTATTGTTTCCTATGGCTGTATCATCTCCACTATCATGGGCATCCCGTCCACCACAGGAAGGAAAAAAGCCTTTTCCACTTGCTCCGCTCACCTGATGGTGGTTGTGATATTGTACAGTAGCACCATCTTCAGGTACATCCGACCAGGACAGCGGGGAGCGAGGGACTTTGACAAAGTTGTGTCTTTTCTGTACTGTGCGGTGGCTCAACTCTTTAACCCCTACATCTATGCTCTCCGCAACGAGCAAGTCAAACAGGCTCTGAAGGGCGTCTGTGGCAGAGCATTTTCTAAATCTGTGAGATTCTCATGA